The Streptococcus pantholopis genome has a segment encoding these proteins:
- a CDS encoding GNAT family N-acetyltransferase → MQIKQTRDTLSNTYYDAVKIRQLVFVKGQGVPRSIEIDSDEAYCLHFVLYDDSNLPAATCRILPDKNYNSATLQRMAVLPDYRGKHLGTLLLEHTLAFCRKQGFCKLSLHAQLTAKGFYDKMGFRAVGSVFEEAGIRHITMEMTL, encoded by the coding sequence ATGCAAATCAAACAGACCAGAGATACACTTTCGAATACTTATTATGATGCTGTCAAAATTCGGCAGCTTGTTTTTGTAAAGGGGCAGGGTGTTCCGCGCAGCATTGAGATTGACAGCGATGAGGCTTACTGCCTGCATTTTGTGCTCTATGATGACAGTAATCTGCCGGCAGCCACCTGCAGGATTTTACCGGATAAAAATTATAACAGTGCAACTTTGCAGCGTATGGCAGTCCTGCCTGATTACCGCGGGAAGCATTTGGGGACGCTTCTTTTAGAACATACTCTTGCTTTTTGCCGCAAACAAGGCTTCTGTAAACTGTCCCTTCATGCCCAGCTGACCGCCAAAGGTTTTTATGATAAGATGGGCTTTAGAGCAGTGGGATCTGTTTTTGAAGAAGCCGGGATTCGGCATATTACAATGGAAATGACGCTGTAA
- a CDS encoding serine hydrolase domain-containing protein, translating into MTKTVLKTITGHIRQGHYHGASLALYQKGCWQEYYMGTIDGEQAVKPGLIYDLASVSKVVGVGTVCLYLLKRHEIELNKPLKAYYPSFYHSAVTVRELLTHTSGIDPYIPGRNQMNATQLQEAINHISVTPDKAFRYTDINFLLLGFMLENIYGQSLDRIFQKEVFTPFKMAQTRFGPVREAVPTCKGVTDGRVHDPKAKILRNHAGSAGLFSTIKDLEHFLEGYLQDDFAADLWHNYGNMKKPRSLAWNLEGNWLDHTGYTGPFIMVNRQAQQAAVFLTNRTYERDCRSLWIKERSKIKESIKSSLTA; encoded by the coding sequence ATGACAAAGACAGTCTTAAAGACCATCACCGGACATATCAGGCAAGGACACTATCATGGTGCCAGTTTAGCCCTGTACCAAAAAGGCTGCTGGCAGGAATATTACATGGGAACAATCGACGGAGAGCAGGCAGTCAAACCGGGACTGATTTATGATTTAGCCTCTGTTTCAAAAGTTGTTGGCGTAGGAACAGTCTGCCTCTATTTGCTAAAAAGACATGAGATTGAACTAAATAAGCCTTTAAAAGCCTATTATCCCTCTTTTTATCATTCTGCTGTTACGGTAAGAGAGCTTTTAACCCATACCAGCGGCATTGATCCCTATATCCCCGGCCGGAATCAGATGAATGCAACCCAACTGCAGGAAGCCATTAATCATATTTCTGTGACACCCGATAAAGCCTTTCGGTATACTGATATTAATTTCCTTTTGCTAGGTTTTATGTTGGAGAACATTTATGGCCAATCCTTAGACAGGATTTTTCAAAAAGAGGTTTTTACTCCTTTTAAGATGGCACAAACCCGTTTTGGACCTGTGAGAGAGGCTGTCCCAACCTGCAAAGGCGTAACTGATGGAAGGGTGCACGACCCTAAGGCTAAAATTTTGAGAAATCATGCTGGTTCAGCAGGACTGTTTTCAACTATCAAAGATTTGGAACATTTTTTAGAAGGTTACCTGCAGGATGATTTCGCTGCTGACCTTTGGCATAATTACGGCAACATGAAAAAGCCGCGCTCATTGGCTTGGAATCTAGAAGGAAACTGGCTTGACCATACCGGATACACAGGTCCCTTCATTATGGTCAACCGTCAAGCTCAGCAAGCTGCTGTTTTTCTGACCAACCGTACTTATGAAAGAGACTGCCGTTCTTTATGGATAAAAGAACGCAGTAAAATAAAAGAGTCCATAAAAAGCAGTCTCACTGCTTGA
- a CDS encoding DUF975 family protein: MKTRKELKDEAKAALSGNWGWAAALSIIPYLLLMLAFFMIISLLGLFSYAGGSDEPTELIGVSLFLIIAVYILFLLALLGISVSISSSFLDLIRGKKSELMPAATYAFKEGRYGKFFTNSLMVAIFTYLWSLLFTIPGLIKTYSYALSTYIVKDDLEQGRPVSATSAITKSRQLMDGYKWDLFVLGLSFLGWEILASLTLGIGYIWLAPYMSATYAAFYDDLVQNQQQTA; encoded by the coding sequence ATGAAAACACGCAAAGAATTGAAAGATGAAGCAAAAGCAGCTTTATCGGGCAACTGGGGCTGGGCTGCTGCGCTTTCTATCATTCCTTATCTGCTTCTTATGCTTGCATTTTTTATGATAATAAGTCTGCTTGGTCTTTTTTCTTATGCTGGCGGCAGTGATGAACCTACAGAATTGATTGGTGTTTCACTTTTTCTTATAATAGCTGTTTATATCTTGTTTTTATTGGCGCTTTTGGGGATATCTGTCAGCATTTCCTCCAGCTTTTTGGATTTAATTCGCGGTAAGAAGAGTGAATTGATGCCTGCTGCAACCTATGCTTTTAAAGAGGGGCGCTATGGCAAATTCTTTACTAATTCCTTGATGGTAGCTATTTTTACTTATCTTTGGTCGCTTCTGTTTACTATTCCTGGCCTTATTAAAACCTACAGCTATGCTTTAAGTACCTATATTGTCAAAGATGATTTAGAACAAGGCAGACCAGTGAGCGCTACTTCAGCTATTACCAAAAGCCGTCAGCTGATGGATGGCTACAAGTGGGACCTTTTTGTTTTAGGGTTAAGCTTTTTAGGCTGGGAGATTTTAGCCTCTTTAACACTGGGGATTGGTTATATTTGGCTGGCTCCTTACATGTCAGCAACTTATGCCGCTTTTTATGATGATTTGGTTCAAAATCAGCAGCAGACGGCCTAA
- the gla gene encoding aquaglyceroporin Gla, with amino-acid sequence MDVAWTVKYITEFLGTAILLILGNGAVANVELKGTKGHASGWLTIAIGYGMGVMIPALMFGNVSGNHINPAFTLGLAVSGYFPWEHVAPYILAQLLGAMAGQAVVVATHRPYYLQTENPNAILGSFSTISAIDSGSQETRQAAWINGFINEFFGSFVLFSGAIAMTKNYFGAELITRLTELGYDSTVATEQAGLYTNGSLAVAHIALGFLVMALVTSLGGPTGPGLNPARDLGPRILHALLPVSVLGKHKGDSKWWYAWVPVVAPILASITAIALYKWLYT; translated from the coding sequence ATGGATGTAGCATGGACTGTGAAGTATATCACAGAATTTTTAGGAACAGCTATCCTTTTGATACTCGGAAACGGAGCTGTTGCTAATGTTGAATTAAAAGGCACAAAAGGGCATGCCAGCGGCTGGCTGACTATCGCTATCGGCTATGGTATGGGAGTCATGATTCCTGCGCTGATGTTCGGTAACGTATCAGGCAACCACATTAACCCTGCCTTCACTTTGGGCTTGGCTGTTTCCGGGTATTTCCCTTGGGAACATGTGGCGCCTTACATCTTGGCTCAGCTCTTAGGAGCGATGGCCGGACAGGCAGTTGTTGTAGCCACACACCGTCCTTACTATCTGCAAACAGAAAATCCTAACGCTATCTTAGGCTCCTTCTCAACCATTTCAGCTATAGACAGCGGTTCGCAGGAAACACGGCAAGCGGCTTGGATTAACGGCTTTATCAATGAATTTTTCGGCTCTTTTGTTCTTTTCTCAGGCGCCATAGCTATGACTAAAAATTATTTTGGAGCCGAACTGATTACAAGGTTGACTGAGCTAGGATATGATTCAACTGTTGCAACTGAACAAGCCGGACTCTATACAAACGGCAGTCTGGCTGTTGCACACATCGCTCTTGGTTTCTTAGTCATGGCCTTAGTAACCAGCCTCGGCGGCCCTACCGGTCCCGGACTTAATCCTGCACGTGACTTAGGTCCTCGTATTCTTCACGCCTTGCTGCCTGTATCTGTTCTTGGAAAACATAAGGGCGATTCTAAATGGTGGTATGCTTGGGTGCCTGTAGTAGCTCCTATTCTTGCATCAATTACCGCTATCGCTTTATATAAGTGGCTTTATACCTAA
- a CDS encoding DUF1269 domain-containing protein: MSNIIMAIFETESEAYQSFSELKQFQPDDKTQIAQLAVVKKEANQVILKDALDFNDSSRDYAAIGGIVGGLIGILSGPIGVIIGYGIGSLAGAASGSMTDSSNNNLIEEVTTKLLDGDTALILLAHEEDETVIDAVLSAYKTSTMRWNALSVAQEVELAGKVQDDLYANVQKDMNQRRLEHLKEQGSDIAENLKATFKRLKGKK; the protein is encoded by the coding sequence ATGTCAAATATTATCATGGCCATTTTTGAAACAGAAAGTGAGGCTTACCAATCCTTCTCAGAACTCAAACAGTTCCAGCCTGATGACAAGACACAGATTGCTCAGCTGGCGGTTGTCAAAAAAGAAGCCAACCAAGTCATTCTCAAAGATGCTCTTGATTTTAACGACAGCAGCCGTGATTATGCTGCCATCGGAGGCATTGTCGGCGGTTTAATCGGTATTTTAAGCGGTCCGATTGGTGTCATCATCGGTTACGGAATCGGCAGTCTGGCCGGAGCCGCCAGCGGAAGTATGACAGACAGCTCAAATAATAATCTTATTGAAGAAGTCACCACAAAGCTTCTGGATGGTGATACAGCTCTGATCCTCTTAGCCCATGAGGAAGACGAGACCGTGATTGATGCTGTCTTATCTGCTTATAAAACCAGCACTATGCGCTGGAATGCCCTTTCTGTTGCTCAGGAAGTCGAATTAGCCGGCAAGGTGCAAGATGATCTTTACGCTAATGTCCAAAAAGATATGAACCAGAGACGTTTGGAACATCTTAAAGAACAGGGCAGCGATATCGCAGAAAACCTAAAAGCTACTTTCAAGCGTTTAAAGGGTAAAAAATAA
- the dinB gene encoding DNA polymerase IV: MLIFPLVNDTSRKIIHIDMDAFFAAVEERDNPDLLGKPVIIGADPRQTGGRGVVSTCNYQARKFGIHSAMSSKEAYERCPQAVFLSGNYSKYRKIGRQLRDIFKRYTDLVEPMSIDEAYLDVTVNKLGIKSAVKIARLIQKEIWDEHHLTCSAGVSYNKFLAKLASDFDKPHGLTLIMPEQAQDFLAELPIEKFHGVGRQSVKKLHQLGVYTGKDLLGLSEMTLIDHFGRFGYDLFRKARGISNSPVQPNRIRKSIGSERTYGKLLYSDNDIKAEISKNARRVADTLAQNKKTGKIIVLKVRYADFSTLTKRITLEKPSADFEVIERKAQDIYDSLEESSAGVRLLGVTVTGLTADETELLLDL, from the coding sequence ATGCTGATTTTCCCGCTGGTTAATGATACATCACGAAAAATTATCCACATCGATATGGATGCTTTTTTTGCTGCAGTGGAGGAGCGTGACAATCCAGATTTGCTGGGAAAGCCTGTTATTATAGGGGCTGATCCCAGACAAACCGGCGGTCGTGGGGTTGTTTCTACTTGCAATTATCAGGCCAGAAAATTCGGTATCCATTCTGCTATGTCTTCTAAAGAAGCCTATGAGCGCTGCCCTCAGGCAGTCTTCCTTTCAGGGAATTACAGCAAATACCGAAAAATCGGCCGCCAGCTGCGGGATATTTTCAAGCGTTACACCGATCTGGTTGAACCCATGTCCATCGATGAAGCTTATTTAGATGTTACAGTTAATAAACTGGGAATAAAATCGGCTGTTAAAATCGCCCGGCTCATACAAAAAGAAATCTGGGACGAACATCATCTGACCTGTTCAGCCGGTGTTTCTTATAACAAATTTTTAGCTAAACTGGCTTCTGACTTTGATAAGCCGCACGGTCTGACCCTCATCATGCCTGAACAGGCTCAGGACTTTTTAGCAGAACTGCCGATTGAAAAATTTCACGGGGTCGGCAGGCAGTCGGTTAAAAAACTGCATCAATTAGGCGTATATACGGGAAAAGACTTGCTGGGGCTATCTGAAATGACTTTGATTGACCACTTCGGCCGTTTTGGTTACGACTTATTCCGAAAAGCCCGAGGGATCAGCAATTCCCCGGTACAGCCCAACCGCATTCGTAAGTCGATCGGCAGCGAGCGGACTTATGGTAAACTCTTATACAGCGACAACGATATCAAGGCAGAAATTTCCAAAAACGCCAGACGTGTAGCCGACACATTGGCCCAAAATAAAAAAACCGGTAAAATTATTGTTCTCAAGGTTCGATATGCTGATTTCTCAACTTTGACCAAGCGTATCACTTTGGAGAAGCCCAGTGCAGACTTTGAAGTAATTGAGCGCAAGGCTCAGGACATTTATGATAGTCTTGAAGAGTCTTCTGCCGGCGTCCGGCTTTTAGGGGTTACTGTGACTGGTTTGACAGCTGATGAAACGGAACTGCTTTT
- the pflB gene encoding formate C-acetyltransferase: MATVKTNTDVFEKAWEGFKGTDWKEKASVSRFVQANYTPYDGDESFLAGPTERSLHIKKIVDETKAGYEAEGRFPMDTRPTSIADIDAGYIDKDNEVIFGIQNDELFKLNFMPKGGIRMAETALKEHGYEPDPAVHEIFTKYVTTVNDGIFRAYTSNIRRARHAHTVTGLPDAYSRGRIIGVYARLALYGADYLMQEKVNDWNAITEIDEESIRLREEVNLQYQALGEVVKLGDLYGVDVRRPAYDTKEAIQWTNIAFMAVCRVINGAATSLGRVPIVLDVYAERDLARGTYTESEIQEFVDDFVMKLRTVKFARTKAYDELYSGDPTFITTSMAGMGADGRHRVTKMDYRFLNTLDNIGNSPEPNLTVLWTDKLPYAFRRYCMSMSHKHSSIQYEGVTTMAKDGYGEMSCISCCVSPLDPENEEQRHNIQYFGARVNVLKALLTGLNGGYDDVHKDYKVFDIDPVTDDVLDFDTVKANFEKSLDWLTDTYVDALNIIHYMTDKYNYEAVQMAFLPTRQRANMGFGICGFANTVDTLSAIKYATVKPIRDEDGYIYDYETTGDYPRWGEDDPRSNELAEWLIEAYTNRLRSHKLYKDAEATVSLLTITSNVAYSKQTGNSPVHKGVYLNEDGSVNLSKLEFFSPGANPSNKARGGWLQNLNSLASLDFSYAADGISLTTQVSPRALGKTRDEQVDNLVTILDGYFENGGQHVNLNVMDLKDVYDKIMNGEDVIVRISGYCVNTKYLTPEQKTELTQRVFHEVLSMDDAAEAVSGN, from the coding sequence ATGGCAACTGTAAAAACCAACACAGATGTTTTTGAAAAGGCGTGGGAAGGTTTCAAAGGCACTGACTGGAAAGAAAAGGCAAGTGTTTCTCGCTTTGTCCAAGCGAACTACACACCTTATGACGGTGATGAAAGCTTCTTGGCCGGTCCAACTGAACGTTCTCTTCATATTAAAAAGATTGTTGATGAGACAAAAGCTGGATATGAAGCAGAAGGACGCTTTCCTATGGATACACGTCCGACCTCAATCGCAGATATTGATGCGGGTTATATTGACAAGGACAACGAAGTTATCTTTGGTATCCAAAACGATGAGCTGTTCAAGCTGAACTTCATGCCTAAAGGCGGTATCCGCATGGCAGAAACAGCTCTTAAAGAACACGGCTATGAGCCTGATCCAGCTGTTCATGAAATCTTTACTAAATATGTGACGACCGTGAATGATGGTATTTTTCGTGCTTATACGTCTAATATCCGCCGTGCCCGCCATGCCCATACTGTAACCGGCCTGCCGGACGCATATTCACGCGGCCGTATCATCGGTGTCTACGCCCGTCTTGCTTTATACGGTGCCGATTACTTGATGCAGGAAAAAGTGAACGACTGGAACGCCATCACTGAAATTGATGAGGAATCTATCCGTTTGCGTGAAGAAGTTAACCTTCAGTACCAAGCGCTTGGTGAAGTGGTGAAACTCGGTGATTTGTATGGCGTAGACGTTCGCCGTCCTGCTTACGATACAAAAGAAGCTATCCAATGGACCAACATTGCCTTTATGGCTGTGTGCCGTGTTATCAACGGTGCTGCTACATCTCTTGGCCGTGTGCCGATTGTTCTTGATGTTTATGCAGAACGCGACCTTGCCCGCGGAACCTATACTGAAAGTGAAATTCAGGAATTTGTTGATGATTTCGTTATGAAACTTCGTACTGTCAAATTCGCTCGTACTAAAGCGTACGATGAATTATACTCAGGAGACCCAACCTTCATCACAACTTCTATGGCTGGTATGGGAGCTGACGGACGCCATCGTGTCACTAAGATGGACTATCGCTTCTTAAACACGCTTGACAACATCGGAAACTCACCAGAACCAAACCTGACTGTTCTTTGGACAGACAAATTGCCTTACGCTTTCCGCCGTTACTGCATGTCAATGTCACACAAACATTCTTCTATCCAATATGAAGGTGTGACAACAATGGCTAAAGACGGTTACGGTGAAATGTCATGTATTTCATGCTGTGTATCGCCGCTTGATCCAGAAAATGAAGAACAACGTCACAATATCCAATACTTTGGTGCCCGTGTTAATGTCCTTAAAGCACTTTTAACTGGTCTTAACGGTGGCTATGATGATGTTCATAAGGATTATAAGGTATTTGACATTGATCCTGTCACAGACGATGTGCTTGACTTTGATACGGTTAAAGCTAACTTTGAAAAATCACTGGACTGGCTGACAGATACTTATGTAGATGCACTGAACATCATTCACTACATGACTGATAAGTACAACTATGAAGCTGTACAGATGGCCTTCCTGCCAACACGCCAACGTGCTAATATGGGATTTGGTATCTGCGGTTTTGCTAATACAGTTGATACCTTGTCAGCAATTAAGTATGCAACGGTTAAACCGATCCGCGACGAAGATGGCTATATCTACGACTATGAAACAACTGGAGATTATCCGCGCTGGGGTGAAGATGATCCTCGTTCAAACGAATTGGCAGAATGGCTGATTGAAGCTTACACAAACCGTCTGCGCAGCCACAAGCTTTACAAAGACGCTGAAGCAACCGTTTCACTTTTGACGATTACTTCAAATGTTGCTTACTCTAAACAAACAGGTAACTCACCTGTTCACAAAGGGGTATACCTCAATGAAGACGGTTCAGTAAACCTGTCTAAACTGGAATTCTTCTCACCAGGAGCTAATCCATCTAACAAAGCCCGCGGCGGCTGGCTGCAAAATTTGAACTCTCTGGCTAGTCTGGACTTCTCATATGCGGCTGATGGTATTTCCTTAACAACGCAAGTTTCTCCGCGTGCGCTTGGTAAAACTCGTGACGAACAAGTTGATAACTTAGTGACTATCCTTGATGGCTACTTTGAAAACGGCGGTCAGCACGTTAACTTGAACGTTATGGACCTTAAAGATGTTTATGACAAGATTATGAATGGTGAAGATGTTATCGTTCGTATCTCTGGTTACTGTGTCAATACCAAGTATCTGACGCCTGAGCAAAAAACTGAGCTGACCCAGCGTGTCTTCCACGAAGTGCTTTCGATGGATGACGCAGCTGAGGCAGTATCTGGAAACTAA
- a CDS encoding CppA N-terminal domain-containing protein, producing the protein MTLFDRMTFKAIALRVDNRDQNIAFYQQTLGLRLLGEENTLAFFSAWNKQNQLLLIEESPDPETRAVRGNKKLNKITLKAENPSEISDLLANGAAAQKIYKGKEGYAFEALSPQGDLFLLHAEENVKNLIEIVPPHLDKNPDFKGLSAFQFDRLAVNATDPALSQTFYQELLPVHFPLELVFAAAQGEDLAAEPSHTWDLEYLEVKVPKDYNLLELKKQLEDKGQVVYLDRKEELLVISDPSRIEIWFSK; encoded by the coding sequence ATGACTTTATTTGACCGTATGACTTTTAAAGCAATCGCTTTGCGGGTCGACAACCGTGACCAGAATATTGCTTTTTATCAACAGACTCTGGGCCTGCGTCTGCTTGGCGAAGAAAATACGCTGGCTTTTTTTTCAGCTTGGAATAAGCAGAATCAACTATTATTAATTGAGGAATCACCTGATCCCGAGACCCGTGCTGTCAGAGGGAACAAAAAACTCAATAAAATCACCTTAAAAGCAGAAAATCCTTCCGAAATTTCAGACTTACTGGCAAATGGAGCAGCCGCACAAAAAATATACAAAGGAAAAGAAGGCTATGCCTTTGAAGCCTTGTCCCCGCAAGGAGATCTCTTCTTGCTGCATGCCGAAGAAAATGTGAAAAATTTAATAGAAATTGTCCCGCCCCATCTGGATAAGAATCCTGACTTCAAGGGGCTGTCGGCTTTTCAGTTTGACAGACTGGCCGTAAATGCTACTGACCCCGCTTTGTCACAAACATTTTATCAAGAACTGCTCCCTGTTCATTTTCCATTAGAGCTGGTATTTGCAGCAGCACAAGGCGAAGATTTGGCTGCTGAACCGAGTCATACTTGGGATTTAGAATATCTGGAAGTTAAAGTTCCGAAAGATTACAATCTGCTTGAGCTGAAAAAGCAGCTTGAAGACAAGGGGCAAGTTGTTTATCTCGATCGTAAAGAAGAACTGCTGGTTATCTCCGACCCCAGCCGCATTGAAATTTGGTTCAGCAAATGA
- a CDS encoding nucleotidyltransferase family protein — protein sequence MSSIDHIIRNSKEMMTLLEIISSFDLKDCWLCAGTLRNYIWDVLSGKSATVHFSDIDVIFFDDSISYGQTLTIEQAIKKQYPQYNWEVKNQYYMNSHSPNTDKYSSSKDAVSKFPEKCTSIAARLAPDGTLEVFTPHGIDDLINFTVSPTPHYSLDKERRNVYNKRIMKKNWQKIWPNLSVEVFADNPDI from the coding sequence ATGTCCTCAATTGACCATATCATCAGAAACAGCAAAGAGATGATGACTTTGCTTGAAATTATCAGCTCTTTTGACTTAAAAGACTGCTGGCTGTGTGCCGGTACTCTTAGAAATTATATTTGGGATGTTTTAAGCGGAAAAAGTGCAACTGTTCATTTTTCAGATATCGATGTGATTTTTTTCGATGACAGCATCAGCTATGGTCAAACGCTGACCATTGAGCAAGCCATCAAAAAGCAATATCCGCAATATAACTGGGAAGTTAAGAATCAGTACTACATGAACAGCCACAGTCCAAATACTGACAAATACAGCAGCTCAAAAGATGCGGTTTCTAAATTCCCTGAAAAATGCACCTCAATCGCTGCTCGCTTAGCTCCTGACGGTACTTTAGAGGTCTTTACGCCGCATGGGATTGATGATTTAATTAACTTCACTGTCTCTCCAACTCCGCACTATTCGCTGGATAAAGAGCGCAGGAATGTTTACAACAAGAGGATAATGAAAAAGAACTGGCAAAAAATTTGGCCTAATCTCTCAGTAGAAGTTTTTGCGGACAACCCGGATATTTAG